From Brachionichthys hirsutus isolate HB-005 chromosome 2, CSIRO-AGI_Bhir_v1, whole genome shotgun sequence, one genomic window encodes:
- the ccdc115 gene encoding coiled-coil domain-containing protein 115, with translation MPAAELETSSLILDENLLRFLDQLELLDEKRAALNSLVEQGWFSMSQARYSMGNKHVSALQYASETEPLVCVHARTLDNGEVSFCTERVEQKYSSEDGKGAGSVEDIGPQEASGVRRRMKSKNELSQTETSEESSSRKASEVAPVKGCDRCPYQDPLKWFGILVPQSLKQAQSSFKQVIELSAEIAALQTAVLSTRRELKLGMKDKHNLQQNASAEQLS, from the exons ATGCCTGCGGCAGAGTTGGAGACGTCGTCTCTGATACTGGATGAAAATCTGCTTCGTTTCTTGgaccagctggagctgctggacgaGAAACGAGCCGCTCTCAATTCTCTCGTTGAACAG GGGTGGTTTTCCATGTCTCAGGCTCGATATTCCATGGGAAACAAACATGTATCTGCACTTCAGTATGCGAGTGAAACGGAGCCACTGGTTTGTGTTCATGCGAG AACACTGGACAACGGTGAGGTGAGTTTCTGCACGGAGCGGGTTGAGCAAAAGTATAGCAGTGAAGATGGAAAAGGTGCCGGATCAGTAGAAGATATTGGACCTCAAGAAGCGA GTGGCGTCAGGAGACGAATGAAATCTAAAAATGAGCTGTCACAGACGGAGACAAGTGAAGAATCAAGTAGTCGGAAAGCTTCTGAAGTTGCTCCGGTAAAAGGATGTGACCGGTGTCCTTACCAGGATCCCCTGAAGTGGTTTGGGATTCTGGTGCCGCAATCTCTGAAACAAGCACAATCCTCATTCAAGCAAG TAATAGAGCTGTCGGCTGAGATTGCAGCCCTTCAGACTGCAGTGTTGAGCACCAGACGGGAACTGAAGCTtggaatgaaagacaaacacaatctCCAGCAGAACGCTTCAGCGGAGCAGTTGAGCTGA
- the ebp gene encoding 3-beta-hydroxysteroid-Delta(8),Delta(7)-isomerase: MEAPSEGKVLHPFWPRDLLIPNYVANDRSMSEILAFLFCVSGVILLVTWLITGWRGAPGRLGTWRRLAVCWFAVCGFIHCAIEGWFTLYYDIIPGDQSFLSQLWKEYSKGDSRYVIADNFTVCMEIITAWLWGPFSFLAVFAYLTNKPYRFALQLIISLGQLYGAVLYFFTEHRDGYAHSHFGHPVYFWFYFIFMNVLWILIPLMLIVDSWRQLSAAQAYTDGNKSKKSK; the protein is encoded by the exons ATGGAGGCTCCATCAGAAGGTAAAGTTCTTCATCCCTTCTGGCCTCGGGACCTTCTGATTCCCAACTACGTCGCCAATGACCGGTCCATGTCAGAGATACTGGCGTTCCTCTTTTGTGTGTCTGGCGTGATTCTCCTTGTGACTTGGCTCATCACTGGCTGGAGGGGGGCCCCTGGCAGGTTGGGGACATGGAGGCGTCTGGCTGTGTGCTGGTTTGCTGTGTGTGGCTTCATCCACTGTGCCATTGAAGGCTGGTTCACGCTGTATTACGATATTATTCCCGGTGACCAGAGCTTCCTGTCACAGCTCT GGAAAGAATACTCCAAAGGAGACAGTAGATATGTAAT AGCGGACAACTTCACTGTCTGTATGGAGATTATTACTGCTTGGTTATGGGGGCCTTTTAGCTTTTTGGCTGTGTTTGCCTATTTAACAAACAAGCCTTATAGATTTGCTCTGCAGCTCATCATATCATTAG GTCAGCTGTATGGAGCAGTGCTTTATTTCTTCACAGAGCACAGAGACGGTTATGCTCACAGTCATTTTGGACACCCAGTGTACTTCTGGTTCTACTTTATTTTCATGAATGTGCTGTGGATCCTCATTCCACTGATGCTCATTGTGGATTCGTGGAGACAACTGTCGGCAGCCCAGGCGTACACAGATGGCAACAAATCAAAAAAGTCCAAGTGA